One window of Canis lupus baileyi chromosome 21, mCanLup2.hap1, whole genome shotgun sequence genomic DNA carries:
- the C21H11orf91 gene encoding uncharacterized protein C11orf91 homolog, protein MPKGRRGSQSPTMSQRPAPPLYFPSLYDRGISSSPLSDFNIWKKLFVPLKAGGAGAGAGAGRPLPQAPPVPAPPPPPPGLGPPSERPWPPPWPSGLASIPYEPLRFFYSPPPGPEGAASPLAPGPTAPRLAAASHPEELCELEIRIKELELLTITGDGFDSQRYKFLQALKDEKLQGLKTRQPGKKSAPLS, encoded by the exons ATGCCGAAGGGGCGGCGCGGCAGCCAGAGCCCCACCATGAGCCagcggccggccccgcccctctaCTTCCCCTCCCTCTACGACCGCGGCATCTCCTCGTCCCCGCTCAGCGACTTCAACATCTGGAAGAAGCTCTTCGTGCCGCTGaaggcgggcggggcgggggcgggggcgggggcggggcggcccctgCCCCAGGCGCCCCCGGTcccggcgcccccgccgccgccccccggccTGGGGCCCCCCAGCGAGCGCCCCTGGCCCCCGCCCTGGCCCTCCGGCCTGGCCTCCATCCCCTACGAGCCTCTGCGCTTCTTCTACTCGCCGCCGCCGGGGCCCGAGGGGGCTGCCTCGCCCCTGGCTCCCGGGCCCACGGCCCCCCGGCTCGCCGCCGCCTCCCACCCCGAGGAGTTATGCGAGCTGGAGATCCGGATTAAGGAGCTGGAGCTGCTCACCATCACTGGCGACGGCTTCGACTCCCAGCGCT ATAAATTCTTGCAGGCACTGAAAGATGAAAAGTTACAAGGACTGAAGACGAGGCAGCCCGGAAAGAAGTCGGCCCCTCTCTCCTGA